A genomic window from Candidatus Kouleothrix ribensis includes:
- the trxA gene encoding thioredoxin gives MAKPIPVTDSEFEQKVLKSEVPVVVDFWAPWCGPCRAVAPILDELAGEYEGRLTIAKVNTDEDSQWASQLGIMAIPTMVVFKNGEEIGRVQGARPRANLKQVFDQIIA, from the coding sequence ATGGCCAAGCCTATTCCCGTCACCGATAGTGAGTTCGAGCAGAAGGTGCTCAAGTCAGAAGTACCTGTGGTCGTCGATTTTTGGGCGCCCTGGTGCGGTCCGTGCCGCGCAGTCGCGCCGATCCTCGATGAGCTGGCCGGCGAGTACGAGGGCCGTCTGACGATTGCCAAGGTCAACACCGATGAAGATTCGCAGTGGGCCAGCCAGCTGGGCATCATGGCCATCCCAACGATGGTCGTGTTCAAGAATGGCGAAGAGATCGGGCGCGTGCAGGGCGCGCGGCCGCGTGCGAATCTCAAGCAGGTATTCGATCAGATCATTGCATAA
- a CDS encoding SDR family NAD(P)-dependent oxidoreductase yields the protein MNPHDNVVIITGASAGIGAATARVFSQAGARLVLAARNHARLQALARSLPGPTLVVPTNVADPRAVRNLVDQAVASFGGIDIIINNAGVGLAAPVGTLRASDFQQALAVDLFGPLALTQAALPHLRRHGRGQLIFVSSVVGLRALPYLGGYAAAKAALDRLTEALRMELRGSGVAVTLVRPGTTRTEFTAHRLGSGHEQRRVNPRAASPEQVGQAILRAAIREPRVAYVTLRDRLTIGVSLLLPGLADWLLARSFSWEDEANTGEN from the coding sequence ATGAATCCACACGACAATGTTGTCATCATCACTGGTGCGTCGGCCGGCATTGGTGCGGCGACTGCGCGCGTCTTCTCGCAGGCTGGTGCGCGCCTGGTGTTGGCAGCACGCAATCACGCGCGGCTGCAGGCGCTTGCGCGCAGCCTGCCTGGGCCAACGCTCGTGGTCCCCACCAATGTGGCCGACCCGCGCGCGGTGCGCAACCTGGTCGATCAGGCGGTAGCAAGCTTCGGTGGGATCGATATCATCATCAATAACGCCGGGGTGGGCCTGGCGGCGCCGGTGGGCACGCTGCGTGCCAGCGATTTTCAGCAAGCCCTGGCGGTCGATCTGTTTGGCCCGCTTGCGCTTACGCAGGCGGCGCTGCCGCATCTGCGCCGGCACGGGCGCGGCCAGCTGATCTTCGTCTCGTCGGTGGTGGGCCTGCGCGCGCTGCCTTACCTGGGTGGCTATGCTGCCGCTAAAGCTGCGCTCGACCGGCTGACCGAGGCGCTGCGCATGGAGCTACGCGGCAGTGGCGTGGCTGTCACACTGGTGCGGCCAGGCACAACCCGCACCGAATTTACCGCGCACCGGCTTGGCAGCGGGCACGAGCAGCGCAGGGTCAATCCACGCGCTGCCAGCCCCGAGCAGGTGGGCCAGGCCATCCTGCGCGCAGCCATACGCGAGCCACGCGTCGCGTATGTCACGCTGCGTGATCGGCTGACGATTGGCGTGAGCCTGCTGCTGCCAGGCTTGGCCGACTGGCTGCTGGCACGCTCGTTCAGCTGGGAGGATGAGGCGAACACGGGGGAAAACTAA
- a CDS encoding metal-sensitive transcriptional regulator, whose product MSEPKLPAALNGPISAGTRTEVLLRLRRIEGQVRGIHKMIEDDRDCRDVVVQLAAIKASIASLNTLVAETYAQECLCNADQIGSSDVTGLLDLLKAAR is encoded by the coding sequence ATGTCGGAACCAAAATTGCCGGCGGCGTTGAACGGCCCGATCAGCGCTGGTACGCGCACGGAGGTATTGCTGCGCCTACGCCGGATCGAGGGCCAGGTGCGGGGTATCCACAAAATGATCGAAGATGATCGCGATTGCCGCGATGTGGTGGTGCAGCTCGCGGCGATCAAGGCTTCGATTGCCAGCCTCAACACGCTCGTGGCCGAGACATACGCACAAGAGTGCTTGTGCAACGCCGATCAGATCGGCTCATCGGATGTGACTGGCCTGCTCGACCTGCTGAAAGCGGCACGTTGA
- a CDS encoding metal-dependent hydrolase, whose product MASIGRDTTISWLGHGTFHITTPTGKKLLIDSWVETNPACPDAWKQRVRSEGLDAILITHGHFDHIADLLALATLTDAKIVCMFDLVSWLTAQGVGEDRIVGFNKGGTVQVAGIHATMTTAAHSSTYNDNGTIVPLGEAVGYVLRMENGFTIYHTGDTAVTYDMLIVGDLYQPDLTILPIGDYFTMDPRQAAYALKLIRSKYAIPGHFGTFPLLHGTPEQLRQHIAEFGVHTEVIALKPGESVA is encoded by the coding sequence ATGGCATCGATTGGACGCGACACAACGATTAGCTGGCTTGGCCACGGCACATTTCACATCACCACACCCACGGGCAAAAAGCTCCTGATCGATTCGTGGGTTGAGACCAACCCAGCCTGCCCCGACGCCTGGAAGCAGCGCGTGCGCAGCGAGGGGCTCGACGCAATCCTGATCACGCACGGCCACTTCGACCACATCGCCGACCTGCTCGCGCTGGCGACGCTGACCGACGCCAAAATCGTCTGTATGTTCGACCTAGTATCGTGGCTGACGGCGCAAGGGGTTGGCGAGGATCGCATTGTCGGCTTCAACAAGGGCGGCACTGTGCAAGTAGCCGGCATTCACGCCACGATGACGACCGCCGCGCATAGCAGCACCTACAACGATAACGGCACGATCGTACCGCTCGGCGAGGCGGTGGGCTATGTGCTGCGCATGGAGAACGGCTTCACGATCTACCACACCGGCGACACAGCCGTGACCTACGATATGCTGATCGTCGGCGACCTGTACCAGCCCGACCTGACCATCCTGCCGATCGGCGACTACTTCACAATGGATCCGCGCCAGGCAGCGTATGCGCTGAAGCTGATCCGCTCGAAGTATGCCATCCCCGGCCACTTCGGCACCTTCCCACTGCTACACGGCACGCCCGAGCAGCTGCGCCAGCATATCGCGGAGTTTGGCGTCCACACCGAGGTGATCGCGCTCAAGCCAGGCGAGAGCGTGGCCTAA
- a CDS encoding diguanylate cyclase, with amino-acid sequence MSKLAWAYIWGVFVLAAALSWSAWQAGPPLVAQLVMLAILVAITTVSHLFEAEAPNRQSYYPSMIFLFAGVLLLPPALFVLLAILPHLIEWAKERLLRSAHLRAWYIQPFNISTHIIAGITARQLHGQLLVYTDMTGAASPMLAATLAALAYVLLNHVLVGLALVLARGISWQESRVLEVEHLLPDFINLCLGYIVAVFWALNPWLILPVLSPIVLIYRALTVPQLKREAQTDTKTGLLNARYFNKVFFDEFDRAQRFERPLALLVADIDLMRNINNTYGHLAGDAVLAGIGQIIRTTIRKYDIAGRFGGEEFCIVLPEVGPAAARDLAERLRAAIDAAAFSVSTSPTPIHATLSIGVACLPQDASSTTDLIHAADVAVYQAKLAGRNRVVYTADVPHSLTIEQMQHDTRGVYAPATEHAELAAAEPPIQPLTTAEPLVAPAHVQAHHMATPPPDAANRRRLALFVSGVVAAGIGVATWGLLRAGPLDLPAIFLLTVLALVAELLQINVYDDTTFSVSVALVFAVALIAGIPGVMVVSTAIVLVHYLLRRPAPYKTAFNWATHMLGGTVPVFAFHMVNVPLTITSLPVLIVTMSVAGAAHYMIESGLFATFMSLANGTRPHVQWREQFGWLGGHYLALCVMGLFLGIAYASMGVVGVLVFTLPVLMMRFAQKQYTERTAGSMRELKRMNQELQRANAEIASASQSIHQLNDELFLTLAKIIDARDPYASGHAGKVADYALLIARELNMSLDQQNHVFQAGLLHDIGKLGIPEEILNKPGKLSTDEYTQIKTHSVLGAEFLEACQGLRHLAPFVRYHHERWDGAGYPEGLSGEAIPLLARILNVCDSVEAMASDRPYHKGMVPDHVLIEVRQQSGKQFDPLIAATFLRIVEREGVQLITNSAHEIARKVRAPQAAPADLQRSARSAGPAAAVREPLERMAV; translated from the coding sequence GTCTAAGCTCGCCTGGGCGTACATCTGGGGTGTGTTCGTGCTTGCGGCCGCACTCTCGTGGAGCGCGTGGCAGGCCGGCCCACCACTGGTAGCACAGCTGGTCATGCTGGCCATCCTGGTTGCGATCACGACCGTATCGCACCTCTTCGAGGCCGAGGCCCCCAACCGGCAATCGTACTATCCCAGCATGATCTTTCTGTTTGCCGGGGTGCTGCTACTGCCCCCGGCACTCTTCGTGCTGCTCGCCATACTGCCGCACCTGATCGAGTGGGCAAAAGAGCGACTGCTGCGTAGCGCACACCTGCGTGCCTGGTATATTCAGCCATTCAATATTAGTACGCATATCATCGCGGGTATCACGGCGCGGCAGCTGCATGGCCAGCTGCTGGTGTACACCGATATGACCGGGGCGGCCTCGCCGATGCTGGCGGCCACACTGGCCGCGCTGGCCTACGTGTTGCTCAACCACGTACTGGTTGGCCTTGCGCTGGTGCTGGCACGCGGCATCTCGTGGCAAGAGTCGCGTGTGCTCGAGGTCGAGCATCTCTTGCCCGATTTCATCAATCTGTGCCTGGGCTATATCGTCGCTGTCTTCTGGGCATTGAATCCCTGGCTGATCCTGCCGGTACTCTCGCCAATCGTGCTGATCTACCGCGCACTCACCGTGCCGCAGCTGAAGCGCGAGGCGCAGACCGATACCAAAACCGGGCTGCTGAACGCGCGTTACTTTAACAAGGTATTCTTCGACGAATTCGACCGCGCGCAGCGCTTCGAGCGCCCACTGGCCCTGCTAGTAGCCGACATTGACCTGATGCGGAATATCAATAATACATATGGCCACCTGGCTGGCGACGCAGTGCTGGCCGGCATTGGCCAGATCATCCGCACAACCATTCGCAAGTACGACATCGCCGGCCGTTTTGGCGGCGAGGAGTTTTGCATTGTGCTGCCCGAAGTTGGCCCGGCGGCCGCGCGTGATCTGGCCGAGCGGCTACGCGCTGCGATCGACGCGGCGGCTTTTTCGGTCAGCACCAGCCCAACACCAATCCACGCAACACTCAGCATTGGCGTGGCATGCCTGCCGCAGGATGCCAGCTCCACCACCGATCTGATCCATGCCGCCGATGTCGCGGTGTACCAGGCCAAGCTGGCCGGCCGGAACCGCGTGGTGTACACCGCCGATGTACCCCACTCGCTGACGATCGAACAAATGCAGCACGATACGCGTGGTGTCTACGCGCCGGCTACCGAGCATGCCGAGCTGGCTGCTGCTGAACCGCCCATCCAGCCGCTCACCACTGCTGAGCCGCTTGTGGCGCCCGCACACGTTCAGGCGCATCACATGGCAACGCCGCCACCCGATGCGGCCAATCGCCGGCGGCTGGCGCTCTTTGTCAGCGGCGTAGTCGCGGCCGGGATCGGTGTGGCAACCTGGGGGCTGCTACGTGCCGGCCCGCTCGACCTGCCGGCGATCTTCCTGCTGACGGTGCTGGCACTGGTGGCCGAGCTGCTGCAGATCAACGTCTACGACGACACAACCTTCTCCGTCTCGGTCGCGCTGGTGTTCGCAGTTGCGCTGATCGCGGGCATCCCCGGCGTGATGGTGGTGAGCACCGCGATCGTCCTGGTTCACTACCTGCTGCGCCGGCCTGCGCCCTACAAAACCGCATTCAACTGGGCCACACACATGCTTGGTGGTACGGTGCCTGTGTTTGCCTTCCACATGGTCAATGTGCCGCTGACGATCACCTCGCTTCCTGTGCTGATCGTAACGATGAGCGTGGCTGGGGCGGCGCACTACATGATCGAGAGCGGCCTGTTCGCAACCTTTATGAGCCTGGCAAATGGCACAAGGCCGCATGTACAGTGGCGCGAGCAGTTCGGTTGGCTGGGCGGCCACTACCTGGCCTTATGTGTCATGGGCCTATTTCTTGGCATCGCCTATGCCAGCATGGGCGTGGTGGGCGTGCTCGTATTCACACTGCCGGTGCTGATGATGCGCTTCGCTCAGAAGCAGTATACCGAGCGCACCGCCGGCAGCATGCGCGAGCTCAAGCGCATGAACCAGGAGCTACAGCGCGCAAATGCCGAGATCGCGAGTGCCAGCCAATCGATCCACCAGCTGAACGACGAACTCTTTCTTACACTTGCCAAGATCATCGACGCGCGCGACCCGTATGCATCGGGGCATGCCGGCAAGGTGGCCGATTATGCCCTGCTGATCGCGCGCGAGCTGAACATGAGCCTGGATCAACAGAACCACGTGTTCCAGGCCGGCCTGCTGCACGATATCGGCAAGCTCGGCATTCCCGAAGAGATTCTGAACAAGCCCGGCAAGCTGAGCACTGACGAGTATACGCAGATCAAGACACACTCGGTGCTTGGGGCCGAGTTCCTCGAGGCATGCCAGGGCTTACGCCACCTGGCCCCATTTGTGCGCTACCACCACGAGCGCTGGGACGGCGCCGGCTACCCCGAGGGGTTATCGGGTGAGGCGATCCCACTGCTGGCACGCATCTTGAACGTCTGCGACTCGGTCGAGGCGATGGCATCGGATCGGCCATATCACAAAGGCATGGTGCCCGATCATGTCCTGATCGAAGTGCGGCAGCAGTCGGGCAAGCAGTTCGACCCGCTGATTGCCGCTACCTTCTTGCGGATTGTCGAGCGCGAGGGTGTGCAGCTGATTACAAACTCGGCGCACGAGATAGCCCGTAAGGTGCGCGCGCCCCAGGCTGCACCTGCCGATCTCCAGCGATCAGCTCGCTCGGCCGGGCCGGCGGCAGCTGTGCGCGAGCCGTTGGAGCGAATGGCGGTATAA